Below is a genomic region from Mycolicibacter hiberniae.
GGCTCGGCCTCCTTGAGGTTGTGCAGGATGCCGCGCGCGAGCCGGTAGCCGATGGTCAGCGGCTGCACCGGCGGCCGCATCGGCCTGCGCCGCTGCGACGGGGCGGGCAGCTCGCTGGCGGCCGGCAGCACCACCGCGTCGGGGTAGGTCTTGCGCAGCGCGTGGATATCCGGCAGCGCCGACTCCAGGATCGAGAAGATGTGCTCGGGTCCGGCCATGAAGTCGTCCAACGCCTTGTTCTGCACGGCCACTGTCGAATATTCAAGGCAGGCAAGGTGCTTCAGAGTTGCCTTGAGGTGGCTGCGAATCAGCCCGGAGATGTTGCCGTCCCAGTGCAGGGCCGCGACCATCAACCGGTTGCGCAGGTGGAAGTACGCCTGCCAGTCGATCGCATCGTCTTTGTCGCTCCAGGCCATGTGCCAGATCGCCGCCCCGGGCAGCGTGACGGTCGGGTAGCCGTGCTTACCGGCGCGCAGCCCGTACTCGGCGTCGTCCCACTTGATGAACGACGGGATTGGCTGGCCGATCTCCTCGGCCACGGCGCGCGGGATCATGCACATCCACCAGCCGTTGAAGTCGACGTCGATGCGCCGATGCAGGTCCGGCGACTCGGCCAGCGCGTCGGTGGCGAAGTTGTGGTCGTACTCGGTGTGCGGGGCGTTGGTCCACATGAACACGCCCGCATCGACGACCTCGCCCATGATGTGCAGGTGCGAGGGCTCCTGCAGGTTGAGCATGTGCCCGCCGATCAGGGTGGGCGTCTTGGCGAACCGGTTCAGGGCCAGGGCGCGCAGAATCGAGTCCGGCTCGATGCGGATGTCGTCGTCCATGAACAGGATCTGCTCGCAGCCGGTGTTCTTCAGCGCCTCATACATGACCCGGCTGTAGCCGCCGGAACCGCCGAGGTTGGGCTGGTCGTGCATCGACAGCCGGTCGCCCAGCGCGGCGGCGGCTTCCGGGAAGCCGGGATGGTCGCGCACCTTCGCCGTGCCCTGGTCGGGAACGATGACCGCACTGATGACCTCGTCGACCTCGGCGTCGGAGGTCAGCGCCAACAGCGCGTTGACGCAGTCGTCGGGCCGATTGAAGGTCGGGATGCCGATGGCGATGTCCGCCCGGCCGGGAGCCTCGATCGGGGCGTACCAGCCGCCGCGGTCCAGCGTCACCGGGGTGTCGGTGGTGATGTCGAACCAGATCCAGCCACCGTCTTCGAACGGCTGCAGACCTACCTCGAACTCCACGACCGACGGGGTGTCATGGTTCTCGGCAGATCCGAAAGGCTTGCCGTCCACCGCGATACGCGCACCGGTCGCCTTGGAGCGGTAGACATCTACCCGTCCCGATCCGGTCAGCTCCAGGCGCAGCACCACCGAGCCGAGGATCGACCAGCGCCG
It encodes:
- a CDS encoding glycosyltransferase; the protein is MTDSSRAVSRLSRIILPRQGEPLDVRKLYIEESETNSRRAHPLTRTSLEIGEESEVSFATYFNAFPASYWRRWSILGSVVLRLELTGSGRVDVYRSKATGARIAVDGKPFGSAENHDTPSVVEFEVGLQPFEDGGWIWFDITTDTPVTLDRGGWYAPIEAPGRADIAIGIPTFNRPDDCVNALLALTSDAEVDEVISAVIVPDQGTAKVRDHPGFPEAAAALGDRLSMHDQPNLGGSGGYSRVMYEALKNTGCEQILFMDDDIRIEPDSILRALALNRFAKTPTLIGGHMLNLQEPSHLHIMGEVVDAGVFMWTNAPHTEYDHNFATDALAESPDLHRRIDVDFNGWWMCMIPRAVAEEIGQPIPSFIKWDDAEYGLRAGKHGYPTVTLPGAAIWHMAWSDKDDAIDWQAYFHLRNRLMVAALHWDGNISGLIRSHLKATLKHLACLEYSTVAVQNKALDDFMAGPEHIFSILESALPDIHALRKTYPDAVVLPAASELPAPSQRRRPMRPPVQPLTIGYRLARGILHNLKEAEPEHHRRPQLNVPTQDARWFLLCTQDGVTVTTADGRGVVYRQRDREKMLSLLRESLRRQYQLARRFDALRRTYRRALPTLASKQQWETVLLPDGVTSA